One Cellulomonas sp. Y8 DNA segment encodes these proteins:
- a CDS encoding glycerophosphoryl diester phosphodiesterase membrane domain-containing protein, with the protein MSTPHDEGRPEDAPRQGEDQRPAPRYGQYAPAGWQPPTDPAAGGRPANPWGDAGTRPGGGLPGDAAGQPGAGPGAPTPPGYGQQPGYPTPPGQAPAPDYGQQGYGQQPGYPAAPGYGQQGYGQQPGPAPYGWGATPYQPAAAQPGIIPLRPLSIWEIFDGAFRAIRHNPATMFGLTAVVVAVATAVGALIQWYLAGIFAGAVNDLFTSSAGLTPADTELLGDSFGTSLASVAGIPLTALATTILTGLLILSVSRSVIGQRISARDVVRGQGKRIFWVIGFGLLLGLATSVAVAALVGLVVLVGSTSDSVGLTVLVGLLAAAVAVVGGFWVTIRTLLAPAAIMLEGGGFWASVARAWRLTRGSFWRLLGLYLLVSILVGIISQIVVVPVTLISQLVLNDPLMTSGPSIALTAIGTAIATTITTVFMAGVVALAYIDVRMRREGLDVELARAAEGAGR; encoded by the coding sequence ATGAGCACGCCTCACGACGAGGGCCGCCCCGAGGACGCGCCGCGGCAGGGCGAGGACCAGCGCCCGGCGCCCCGGTACGGGCAGTACGCCCCCGCGGGGTGGCAGCCGCCGACGGATCCCGCCGCGGGCGGGCGACCCGCCAACCCCTGGGGCGACGCGGGCACCCGGCCGGGTGGCGGCCTTCCGGGTGACGCCGCCGGGCAGCCGGGCGCCGGTCCGGGCGCGCCGACCCCGCCCGGGTACGGGCAGCAGCCCGGCTACCCGACCCCGCCCGGGCAGGCGCCCGCGCCGGACTACGGCCAGCAGGGCTACGGCCAGCAGCCCGGCTACCCCGCCGCGCCCGGCTACGGCCAGCAGGGCTACGGACAGCAGCCCGGCCCGGCCCCCTACGGCTGGGGCGCGACGCCCTACCAGCCGGCCGCCGCGCAGCCCGGGATCATCCCGCTGCGCCCTCTGAGCATCTGGGAGATCTTCGACGGCGCGTTCCGCGCGATCCGGCACAACCCCGCGACGATGTTCGGCCTCACCGCCGTCGTCGTCGCGGTCGCCACCGCGGTCGGCGCGCTGATCCAGTGGTACCTCGCGGGCATCTTCGCCGGCGCGGTCAACGACCTGTTCACGAGCAGCGCGGGCCTCACCCCGGCCGACACCGAGCTGCTCGGCGACAGCTTCGGCACCTCGCTCGCGAGCGTCGCCGGCATCCCGCTCACCGCGCTCGCCACCACGATCCTCACCGGCCTGCTCATCCTGTCGGTCAGCCGCTCGGTCATCGGCCAGCGGATCTCGGCGCGCGACGTCGTGCGCGGCCAGGGCAAGCGCATCTTCTGGGTGATCGGGTTCGGCCTGCTGCTCGGCCTCGCGACCTCGGTCGCCGTGGCCGCGCTGGTCGGCCTGGTCGTCCTCGTGGGCTCGACCAGCGACAGCGTGGGGCTCACCGTGCTGGTCGGCCTGCTGGCCGCGGCCGTCGCCGTGGTCGGCGGCTTCTGGGTGACCATCCGCACGCTGCTCGCCCCCGCCGCGATCATGCTCGAGGGCGGCGGCTTCTGGGCCTCCGTGGCGCGCGCGTGGCGGCTGACCCGCGGGTCGTTCTGGCGGCTGCTCGGCCTGTACCTGCTGGTGTCGATCCTCGTCGGGATCATCTCGCAGATCGTCGTCGTGCCGGTGACGCTGATCTCCCAGCTCGTGCTCAACGACCCGCTGATGACCAGCGGACCGTCCATCGCGCTCACCGCGATCGGCACCGCGATCGCGACCACCATCACCACGGTCTTCATGGCCGGCGTCGTCGCGCTCGCCTACATCGACGTCCGGATGCGCCGCGAGGGCCTGGACGTCGAGCTGGCCCGGGCCGCGGAGGGCGCCGGCCGGTGA
- a CDS encoding winged helix DNA-binding domain-containing protein: MTGDTDLAGGGTLTTRGLGRALLARQHLLDRTDAPALDVVRHLVALQSQNPSSAYLALHARVAGLAHADLADAMSDRRVARLALLRDTVHLVTADDALALWPLLAPTLRRHLTANVSAAPTLRQVDLDDLRTAALDALADGPLTARDLGARLAATWPGLDPGSLAQGARGLLPLVQVTPRGVWGRSMPTTWTTAWAWFGVEGPGADLGDEERDAALAALVRRYLAAYGPATAADVRQWSGLTGLGPVVDRLRPELVELVHVDPPSGRPRVLLDLPDAPRPPEDAPAPVRLLPDFENLLLSHEDRSRVIPPEIRPALASRNGMPPGTVLLDGLVAGSWAVRRERLPRPAGAPRARRERATLTVTPLRRWTAAEPRAVLPEAEHLVRFVADDAAEHAVAVAER, from the coding sequence GTGACGGGCGACACGGACCTCGCGGGCGGCGGCACCCTCACCACGCGCGGGCTCGGGCGCGCGCTGCTCGCGCGGCAGCACCTGCTCGACCGCACGGACGCCCCGGCGCTCGACGTGGTGCGGCACCTGGTGGCCCTGCAGTCGCAGAACCCGTCGTCGGCCTACCTGGCGCTGCACGCGCGGGTCGCCGGCCTCGCGCACGCCGACCTGGCCGACGCGATGTCCGACCGCCGGGTCGCCCGCCTGGCGCTGCTGCGGGACACCGTGCACCTCGTGACCGCCGACGACGCGCTGGCGCTGTGGCCGCTGCTCGCGCCCACGCTGCGGCGGCACCTCACCGCCAACGTCTCGGCGGCCCCGACGCTGCGGCAGGTCGACCTCGACGACCTGCGCACCGCCGCGCTCGACGCCCTGGCCGACGGGCCGCTCACCGCCCGGGACCTCGGGGCGCGGCTGGCGGCGACCTGGCCGGGCCTCGACCCCGGGTCGCTCGCGCAGGGCGCGCGCGGGCTGCTGCCGCTGGTGCAGGTCACCCCGCGCGGGGTGTGGGGCCGCAGCATGCCGACGACCTGGACGACCGCGTGGGCGTGGTTCGGCGTCGAGGGGCCGGGCGCCGACCTCGGGGACGAGGAGCGCGACGCCGCCCTCGCCGCCCTGGTCCGCCGCTACCTCGCCGCCTACGGGCCCGCGACCGCCGCCGACGTCCGGCAGTGGTCGGGCCTGACCGGGCTGGGCCCGGTGGTCGACCGGCTGCGGCCGGAGCTCGTCGAGCTCGTGCACGTCGACCCGCCGTCGGGCCGGCCCCGGGTCCTGCTCGACCTGCCCGACGCCCCGCGCCCGCCCGAGGACGCCCCGGCCCCCGTCCGGCTGCTCCCGGACTTCGAGAACCTGCTGCTGAGCCACGAGGACCGCAGCCGGGTGATCCCGCCCGAGATCCGGCCCGCGCTGGCGAGCCGCAACGGGATGCCCCCGGGGACGGTGCTGCTCGACGGGCTGGTGGCCGGCTCCTGGGCCGTCCGGCGCGAGCGCCTCCCCCGCCCGGCCGGGGCGCCGCGGGCCCGCCGGGAGCGCGCGACGCTGACCGTCACCCCGCTCCGGCGGTGGACCGCGGCGGAGCCCCGGGCGGTGCTGCCGGAGGCCGAGCACCTCGTGCGGTTCGTCGCCGACGACGCCGCCGAGCACGCGGTGGCGGTCGCGGAGCGCTGA
- a CDS encoding ComF family protein, with translation MPVTTVRGGPLARAAREVLDLVLPVTCAGCGVPGRPLCPVCLHAFAGPPRRCEHAAGRLDRMDGTTVPVWALAENDGAVRRAVVGWKDRGRADVTPWFGAVLRRAGPAVRRALAGAAADGAPGPLLVVPAPASPRGRARRGEDLVGALARSAAAGLGGAVALPALRLAGAGRDQVGLGARGRAANLAGRVRVRPRACAALVGARALLVDDVLTTGATLAACRSALEAAGAQVVGATVLAVTRPPGSPTGWLEASADPG, from the coding sequence GTGCCCGTCACCACCGTGCGCGGCGGCCCGCTCGCCCGCGCCGCCCGCGAGGTCCTCGACCTCGTCCTCCCCGTCACGTGCGCCGGGTGCGGCGTCCCGGGCCGGCCGCTGTGCCCCGTGTGCCTCCACGCGTTCGCCGGGCCGCCGCGGCGGTGCGAGCACGCGGCGGGGCGGCTGGACCGGATGGACGGCACCACCGTGCCGGTGTGGGCGCTCGCCGAGAACGACGGCGCAGTGCGGCGGGCGGTCGTCGGCTGGAAGGACCGGGGGCGGGCGGACGTGACGCCGTGGTTCGGGGCCGTGCTGCGCCGGGCGGGCCCGGCGGTGCGCCGCGCGCTCGCGGGCGCGGCGGCCGACGGCGCGCCGGGGCCGCTGCTGGTCGTGCCCGCGCCGGCGTCGCCCCGGGGCCGGGCGCGCCGCGGCGAGGACCTCGTGGGGGCGCTGGCCCGCTCGGCGGCCGCCGGGCTCGGCGGGGCCGTCGCGCTGCCCGCGCTGCGTCTCGCCGGGGCGGGCCGGGACCAGGTCGGGCTCGGCGCCCGGGGGCGCGCGGCGAACCTCGCCGGCCGGGTCCGGGTCCGCCCGCGGGCGTGCGCGGCGCTGGTCGGTGCCCGCGCCCTCCTCGTCGACGACGTGCTGACGACGGGCGCGACGCTGGCCGCGTGCCGGTCGGCGCTGGAGGCCGCGGGGGCGCAGGTCGTGGGTGCGACGGTGCTGGCCGTCACCCGTCCGCCGGGATCGCCGACCGGCTGGTTGGAAGCCTCGGCCGACCCGGGCTAG
- a CDS encoding LpqB family beta-propeller domain-containing protein, whose amino-acid sequence MTAPSRPRPGSTVPRRPASHRAGVAALLAVVLAALSACVGIPTSGPVGVGVEGVSDQGVVEPLGDPPPQDGAPEDIVRGFLGASAAGFSRASASADATDDFRNAREYLSGETRRSWSPRDRVVVYATASSPDIELVGESQVQVDVRVAARVDADGRYAQAGPDAKESLTFDLVQDSEGQWRISGLEDGVVLSEPNFEAIYRSATLYFLSQDEQFLVPETRWFPVRNLATSIVRAIIAGPSGWLRDAARSAVPEGAVLQPDAVSVDADGVATVSLGAGGLPTEPEERARMQAQLEASLRIARVRTVEVSAGGVAMDTEAAELERGQDWGGALEALQDGTLVQMSAGELEPVEGVAPLAGLDARDPARDGSGDLRVMLSGPDRLVTVPTAAAASVGLLQAPALVAPSVDRLGWVWTASPSASGQLLAVDDRGTVVDVAAEWLQDRAVRSVRVARDATRVAVVSSGSDGVRVDVASVVRDDSGTPQVLGEASRTGVTLTDATRVVWVDESTLGVLGRSGSTTTAVYHLVPLAGEVQTRPALADAVDIAGGKGDSALYLATAEGELFARAGSSWASVGTDVRDPSFAG is encoded by the coding sequence ATGACCGCGCCGTCCCGTCCGCGCCCCGGGAGCACCGTCCCGCGCCGCCCGGCGTCGCACCGAGCGGGGGTCGCGGCCCTGCTCGCCGTCGTGCTGGCCGCGCTGTCCGCGTGCGTCGGCATCCCGACGTCGGGACCCGTCGGCGTCGGCGTCGAGGGCGTCTCCGACCAGGGCGTCGTCGAGCCGCTGGGCGACCCGCCGCCCCAGGACGGCGCTCCGGAGGACATCGTGCGGGGGTTCCTCGGCGCGAGCGCCGCGGGCTTCAGCCGGGCGTCCGCGTCCGCCGACGCGACGGACGACTTCCGCAACGCGCGCGAGTACCTGTCCGGCGAGACCCGGCGGTCGTGGAGCCCGCGCGACCGCGTGGTCGTGTACGCGACCGCGTCGAGCCCCGACATCGAGCTGGTCGGCGAGTCCCAGGTGCAGGTCGACGTGCGGGTCGCCGCCCGGGTGGACGCCGACGGCCGGTACGCCCAGGCCGGGCCGGACGCCAAGGAGTCGCTGACCTTCGACCTCGTGCAGGACAGCGAGGGGCAGTGGCGCATCTCCGGCCTGGAGGACGGCGTCGTGCTGTCCGAGCCGAACTTCGAGGCGATCTACCGGTCCGCCACCCTGTACTTCCTGTCCCAGGACGAGCAGTTCCTGGTCCCGGAGACGCGGTGGTTCCCGGTGCGCAACCTGGCGACGTCGATCGTCCGCGCGATCATCGCCGGTCCGTCGGGGTGGCTCCGCGACGCCGCGCGGAGCGCGGTGCCCGAGGGCGCGGTGCTGCAGCCGGACGCCGTGTCCGTGGACGCGGACGGTGTCGCGACGGTCAGCCTCGGCGCGGGAGGTCTCCCCACCGAGCCGGAGGAGCGCGCCCGGATGCAGGCGCAGCTGGAGGCGTCCCTGCGGATCGCGCGGGTGCGCACGGTGGAGGTGAGCGCGGGCGGCGTGGCGATGGACACCGAGGCGGCGGAGCTCGAGCGCGGCCAGGACTGGGGCGGGGCGCTGGAGGCGCTGCAGGACGGCACGCTCGTGCAGATGTCCGCGGGCGAGCTCGAGCCCGTCGAGGGCGTCGCCCCGCTCGCCGGGCTGGACGCGCGCGACCCCGCCCGCGACGGCTCGGGCGACCTCCGGGTCATGCTCTCGGGGCCCGACCGGCTGGTGACCGTCCCGACGGCCGCCGCCGCGTCCGTCGGGCTGCTGCAGGCCCCCGCTCTGGTGGCGCCGTCGGTCGACCGCCTCGGCTGGGTCTGGACCGCGTCGCCCTCCGCGAGCGGGCAGCTGCTGGCCGTCGACGACCGCGGGACCGTCGTCGACGTCGCCGCCGAGTGGCTGCAGGACCGCGCGGTGCGGTCCGTGCGCGTCGCGCGGGACGCGACCCGCGTGGCCGTGGTGTCGTCCGGGTCAGACGGCGTGCGGGTCGACGTGGCCTCGGTGGTGCGCGACGACTCCGGGACGCCCCAGGTGCTCGGCGAGGCCTCGCGCACCGGCGTGACCCTCACCGACGCGACGCGGGTGGTCTGGGTCGACGAGTCGACGCTCGGCGTGCTCGGGCGGTCCGGCAGCACCACCACCGCCGTCTACCACCTGGTCCCGCTCGCGGGGGAGGTGCAGACGCGCCCGGCGCTCGCGGACGCGGTGGACATCGCCGGCGGCAAGGGCGACAGCGCGCTGTACCTGGCGACGGCCGAGGGCGAGCTGTTCGCGCGCGCGGGGTCGAGCTGGGCCTCGGTCGGGACGGACGTGCGGGACCCGTCCTTCGCGGGCTGA
- the mtrB gene encoding MtrAB system histidine kinase MtrB codes for MVRAWRGSLQARVLTLTLVVGLLALAVLGGYLSVSVRDGLFTQRVDQVLAESARSAAQAQETFDASTATTAPEAQLLVNDMVRALRSGGSGEREVFLLRTRGQQQPILVTGQSTDSSLVGLVSEPLRTATAEGEGQRWESVAWPATSTDTGRVEPGVMVGQVVTVPAAGSYELYFLYSLQAEQDRLEFLQSVLGIGAVALVALLVSMTWLVTRQVVRPVRQAAHVAERIADGSLTERMPVRGEDEMARLGRSFNEMAESLQDQIDRMEHLSAMQRRFVSDVSHELRTPLTTVRMAGEMIYESRDDFDPVVRRSAELLQQQLDRFEDLLGDLLEISRFDAGAAVLDAEARDLRDVVGAAVDQAVPLAGAKGSWLSVTQPEAPCLADVDPRRVERVLRNLLVNAIEHAEGSDVEVTVGADDRAVAVTVRDRGVGMTRDEAAHVFDRFWRADPARARTTGGTGLGLAISLEDAHLHGGWLEAWGRPRQGACFRLTLPRRAGITLESSPLPLEPPAEPDRPVARERDVDRPDPAALPDLPPTTGSFDVVERAREAQRAVARRREQERAGADGAPDAPGAPDATPDPDAAPPHAAPPHAGPPHDPEPARRGGPDRPGETR; via the coding sequence ATGGTCCGCGCCTGGCGCGGCTCGCTGCAGGCGCGGGTCCTCACGCTGACCCTGGTGGTCGGGCTGCTCGCGCTCGCGGTGCTCGGCGGCTACCTGTCGGTCAGCGTGCGGGACGGCCTGTTCACCCAGCGGGTGGACCAGGTGCTCGCCGAGTCCGCGCGCAGCGCCGCCCAGGCGCAGGAGACGTTCGACGCGTCGACGGCGACCACCGCGCCCGAGGCCCAGCTCCTGGTGAACGACATGGTGCGCGCGCTGCGCTCCGGCGGCTCGGGCGAGCGGGAGGTGTTCCTGCTGCGCACCCGTGGGCAGCAGCAGCCGATCCTGGTCACCGGTCAGTCCACCGACTCGAGCCTCGTCGGCCTGGTCTCGGAGCCGCTGCGCACCGCGACCGCCGAGGGCGAGGGGCAGCGCTGGGAGTCGGTCGCGTGGCCGGCGACCTCGACGGACACCGGCCGGGTCGAGCCCGGGGTGATGGTCGGCCAGGTGGTCACCGTCCCCGCCGCCGGGTCCTACGAGCTGTACTTCCTCTACTCCCTGCAGGCCGAGCAGGACCGCCTGGAGTTCCTGCAGAGCGTCCTCGGCATCGGCGCCGTCGCGCTCGTGGCGCTGCTGGTGTCGATGACCTGGCTGGTGACGCGGCAGGTCGTCCGCCCGGTCCGGCAGGCCGCGCACGTCGCCGAGCGGATCGCCGACGGCAGCCTCACCGAGCGGATGCCGGTGCGCGGCGAGGACGAGATGGCCCGCCTGGGCCGGTCGTTCAACGAGATGGCCGAGAGCCTCCAGGACCAGATCGACCGCATGGAGCACCTGTCGGCCATGCAGCGGCGGTTCGTCTCCGACGTGTCCCACGAGCTGCGCACGCCGCTGACCACCGTGCGCATGGCCGGCGAGATGATCTACGAGTCCCGGGACGACTTCGACCCGGTGGTCCGCCGGTCCGCGGAGCTGCTCCAGCAGCAGCTCGACCGGTTCGAGGACCTCCTGGGCGACCTGCTGGAGATCAGCCGCTTCGACGCGGGCGCCGCCGTGCTGGACGCCGAGGCCCGGGACCTGCGCGACGTCGTCGGCGCCGCGGTCGACCAGGCCGTGCCGCTCGCCGGTGCGAAGGGCTCCTGGCTCTCGGTGACGCAGCCCGAGGCGCCGTGCCTCGCCGACGTCGACCCGCGGCGCGTCGAGCGGGTGCTGCGGAACCTGCTCGTCAACGCGATCGAGCACGCCGAGGGCAGCGACGTCGAGGTCACCGTCGGCGCGGACGACCGCGCGGTCGCCGTGACCGTCCGCGACCGCGGCGTCGGCATGACCCGGGACGAGGCGGCGCACGTGTTCGACCGGTTCTGGCGGGCCGACCCCGCCCGCGCGCGGACGACCGGTGGCACGGGCCTCGGCCTCGCGATCTCGCTGGAGGACGCGCACCTGCACGGCGGCTGGCTGGAGGCGTGGGGCCGGCCCCGGCAGGGCGCGTGCTTCCGGCTCACGCTGCCCCGGCGCGCCGGGATCACGCTGGAGTCGTCGCCGCTGCCGCTGGAGCCGCCGGCGGAGCCGGACCGCCCGGTCGCCCGGGAGCGGGACGTCGACCGCCCGGACCCCGCGGCGCTGCCCGACCTGCCCCCGACCACCGGGTCGTTCGACGTGGTCGAGCGCGCGCGGGAGGCGCAGCGCGCGGTGGCGCGCCGGCGCGAGCAGGAGCGGGCCGGGGCGGACGGGGCGCCCGATGCGCCCGGTGCGCCGGACGCGACCCCGGACCCGGACGCCGCGCCGCCGCACGCCGCGCCGCCGCACGCCGGGCCGCCCCACGACCCCGAGCCCGCCCGTCGCGGCGGCCCCGACCGACCGGGGGAGACCCGATGA
- the hpf gene encoding ribosome hibernation-promoting factor, HPF/YfiA family translates to MEIVVAGRHTDVPERFRQHVTDKLARLEQLAPRAQRIDVEVTHEPNPRQAAAAERVELTVVGKGPVIRAEACADDRYGAFDLAIDKLAERLRRARDRRKSHRGKVPTPVSDPLPPLEDLEPEPAAPEPSEDGVVETTLGDSPVVIREKVHVAQPMTIDDALYEMELVGHDFFLFVDAETAQPSVAYRRRGWSYGIIKLDAAVTSIGTGEGAAAAPQAGGVAAPAGAAAQR, encoded by the coding sequence ATGGAGATCGTCGTCGCCGGCCGTCACACCGACGTCCCCGAGCGGTTCCGTCAGCACGTGACGGACAAGCTCGCCAGGCTCGAGCAGCTCGCCCCCCGGGCGCAGCGCATCGACGTCGAGGTGACCCACGAGCCCAACCCCCGGCAGGCCGCTGCCGCCGAGCGGGTCGAGCTGACCGTGGTGGGCAAGGGACCGGTGATCCGCGCCGAGGCGTGCGCGGACGACCGGTACGGGGCCTTCGACCTGGCGATCGACAAGCTCGCGGAGCGCCTCCGTCGGGCCCGGGACCGGCGCAAGAGCCACCGCGGCAAGGTCCCCACGCCGGTGAGCGACCCGCTGCCCCCGCTCGAGGACCTGGAGCCCGAGCCCGCCGCGCCGGAGCCGTCCGAGGACGGGGTGGTCGAGACGACGCTCGGCGACTCGCCCGTCGTCATCCGCGAGAAGGTGCACGTCGCCCAGCCGATGACGATCGACGACGCGCTCTACGAGATGGAGCTCGTCGGGCACGACTTCTTCCTGTTCGTCGACGCCGAAACCGCGCAGCCGTCCGTCGCCTACCGCCGCCGCGGCTGGAGCTACGGGATCATCAAGCTCGACGCCGCGGTGACCAGCATCGGCACGGGCGAGGGCGCGGCCGCCGCGCCGCAGGCCGGGGGCGTCGCCGCCCCGGCGGGGGCCGCCGCGCAGCGCTGA
- the mtrA gene encoding MtrAB system response regulator MtrA — MKGRVLVVDDDTALSEMIGIVLRSEGFEPVFCADGDEALEAFRSTQPDLVLLDLMLPGKDGTEVCRLIRAESGVPIVMLTAKADTVDVVLGLESGADDYIAKPFKPKELIARVRARLRRSDEPVPEHLRIGDLSIDVTGHRVTRDGAPISLTPLEFDLLVALARKPWQVFTREVLLERVWGYRHAADTRLVNVHVQRLRSKIEADPERPEIVVTVRGVGYKAGATPP; from the coding sequence ATGAAGGGACGCGTTCTCGTGGTCGACGACGACACCGCCCTGTCCGAGATGATCGGCATCGTCCTGCGCTCGGAGGGGTTCGAGCCGGTCTTCTGCGCGGACGGGGACGAGGCACTGGAGGCCTTCCGGTCGACGCAGCCGGACCTCGTGCTGCTCGACCTCATGCTCCCGGGCAAGGACGGCACCGAGGTGTGCCGGCTGATCCGGGCGGAGTCGGGCGTGCCGATCGTCATGCTGACCGCCAAGGCCGACACGGTCGACGTGGTCCTCGGGCTGGAGTCCGGCGCCGACGACTACATCGCCAAGCCGTTCAAGCCCAAGGAGCTGATCGCCCGCGTGCGGGCACGGCTGCGCCGCAGCGACGAGCCCGTGCCCGAGCACCTGCGCATCGGCGACCTGTCGATCGACGTCACCGGCCACCGCGTCACCCGCGACGGCGCGCCGATCTCGCTCACGCCGCTGGAGTTCGACCTGCTGGTCGCGCTCGCCCGCAAGCCGTGGCAGGTGTTCACGCGCGAGGTGCTGCTCGAGCGGGTGTGGGGCTACCGGCACGCCGCCGACACCCGGCTGGTCAACGTCCACGTCCAGCGGCTGCGGTCCAAGATCGAGGCCGACCCCGAGCGTCCCGAGATCGTCGTGACCGTGCGCGGCGTCGGCTACAAGGCGGGCGCGACGCCCCCGTGA
- a CDS encoding DUF4350 domain-containing protein has product MTAPATTRAPGAPAGPDRADGVVLGDGTTARTRAGARWRRVRWLVVVAVVLGIGVLAALLPAPTRSATALAPDNPRENGAMALAEVLRDQGVGITYVRSAGAAVAAAEAGSTLLVTSDWLLSGDQITALAGSAADLVLLDPSYLVDRTVPGLTTGWSGGAQPSPVAASCDDPDAAAAGTISATGAGVTPLGEAAPAGTTLCFPVPDSSPQAFLYATSEADGRRVTVLGDAGLITNARVADEGNAALALRALGRNAELVWYVPSAGDLGVDEGSSGPGLGDLLPPVARALLLQALVVVLVIALWRGRRLGRVVAEQLPVVVRPAETTRGRARLYRTSRSYGHAAASLRAGTAARLARRLGVPRSAAAPDVVIAVARAARRDEADVRDLLYGPPPTSDAGLEHLARRLDQLESEVHPT; this is encoded by the coding sequence GTGACCGCCCCGGCGACGACCCGCGCGCCGGGCGCACCGGCCGGGCCGGACCGCGCCGACGGCGTCGTCCTCGGCGACGGCACCACCGCCCGCACCCGCGCGGGCGCCCGCTGGCGCCGGGTGCGCTGGCTCGTGGTCGTCGCGGTCGTGCTCGGCATCGGGGTGCTCGCCGCCCTGCTGCCCGCCCCCACCCGCTCCGCCACCGCCCTCGCCCCGGACAACCCGCGGGAGAACGGCGCGATGGCGCTCGCCGAGGTGCTGCGCGACCAGGGTGTGGGGATCACCTACGTGCGCTCCGCGGGTGCGGCGGTCGCCGCCGCGGAGGCCGGCAGCACGCTGCTGGTCACGTCCGACTGGCTGCTGTCCGGCGACCAGATCACGGCCCTCGCCGGCAGCGCCGCGGACCTCGTGCTGCTCGACCCGTCGTACCTCGTCGACCGGACGGTCCCGGGCCTGACCACCGGATGGTCGGGCGGCGCGCAGCCCTCCCCCGTCGCCGCCTCCTGCGACGACCCGGACGCCGCGGCCGCCGGGACGATCTCCGCGACCGGAGCCGGCGTCACCCCGCTCGGCGAGGCCGCCCCGGCGGGCACCACCCTCTGCTTCCCCGTGCCCGACAGCTCCCCGCAGGCCTTCCTCTACGCGACGTCCGAGGCGGACGGCCGCCGGGTCACGGTCCTGGGCGACGCCGGCCTGATCACCAACGCCCGGGTCGCGGACGAGGGCAACGCCGCGCTCGCGCTGCGGGCGCTCGGCCGGAACGCCGAGCTCGTCTGGTACGTGCCGTCCGCCGGCGACCTCGGCGTCGACGAGGGGAGCAGCGGCCCCGGCCTCGGCGACCTGCTGCCCCCGGTCGCCCGGGCGCTGCTGCTGCAGGCCCTCGTGGTCGTCCTCGTGATCGCGCTGTGGCGCGGGCGCCGGCTCGGCCGGGTCGTCGCCGAGCAGCTCCCGGTCGTCGTCCGCCCCGCCGAGACCACCCGCGGGCGGGCGCGCCTCTACCGGACCTCCCGGTCGTACGGGCACGCCGCCGCCTCGCTGCGGGCCGGCACCGCCGCCCGGCTCGCCCGCCGGCTGGGCGTCCCGCGGTCCGCCGCGGCGCCCGACGTCGTCATCGCGGTCGCGCGGGCCGCGCGCCGGGACGAGGCCGACGTCCGCGACCTGCTGTACGGACCACCCCCCACGTCAGACGCGGGCCTGGAGCACCTGGCCCGCCGGCTCGACCAGCTCGAGAGCGAGGTTCACCCCACGTGA
- a CDS encoding DUF4129 domain-containing protein, producing the protein MTVPVVPDAEQARRWLEQELADPVYHQQPSLLQRFLDWLGRLFDGADGLPIGNVGTLLAILAGLAVLVTVAFLVTGPVRRSRRVAGTRGVLDADDRRTAAELRAAADAAAARGDWADAVADRFRAVVRSLEERAVLEEQPGRTAHEAVEAAGLRLPAHAVDLRAAGRLFDDVVYGERTPRAEDDATLRELDARVAATRPTLPAGLAAAGVDA; encoded by the coding sequence GTGACCGTGCCCGTCGTCCCGGACGCCGAGCAGGCGCGCCGCTGGCTCGAGCAGGAGCTCGCCGACCCGGTCTACCACCAGCAGCCGAGCCTGCTGCAGCGGTTCCTGGACTGGCTCGGCCGCCTGTTCGACGGCGCCGACGGCCTGCCGATCGGCAACGTCGGCACGCTCCTGGCGATCCTGGCCGGGCTGGCCGTGCTCGTGACCGTGGCGTTCCTCGTCACCGGGCCGGTGCGCCGCAGCCGCCGGGTCGCGGGGACGCGGGGCGTGCTCGACGCCGACGACCGGCGCACCGCCGCCGAGCTCCGGGCGGCCGCCGACGCCGCCGCCGCGCGCGGGGACTGGGCGGACGCGGTCGCCGACCGGTTCCGGGCCGTGGTGCGGTCGCTCGAGGAGCGCGCCGTGCTGGAGGAGCAGCCGGGGCGCACCGCGCACGAGGCCGTCGAGGCCGCGGGGCTGCGCCTGCCCGCCCACGCGGTGGACCTGCGCGCCGCCGGGCGCCTGTTCGACGACGTGGTCTACGGCGAGCGCACGCCGCGCGCCGAGGACGACGCCACGCTGCGCGAGCTGGACGCGCGCGTCGCGGCGACCCGCCCGACCCTGCCCGCCGGGCTCGCCGCCGCGGGGGTGGACGCGTGA